In Amycolatopsis jiangsuensis, the following proteins share a genomic window:
- a CDS encoding MmcQ/YjbR family DNA-binding protein has product MAMNWDEVVALAAELPETEVSTSYRTPALKVAGKTFARLRTEAEGGLMLFCGLDEKAALLASGDPAYFTTAHYDGYGSILVHLEQVDPQQLRELLTEAWRTKAPVRLRR; this is encoded by the coding sequence ATGGCGATGAACTGGGACGAGGTGGTCGCGCTCGCGGCGGAGCTGCCGGAGACGGAGGTGTCCACCTCCTACCGCACGCCGGCGCTGAAGGTGGCGGGCAAGACCTTCGCCCGGCTGCGTACCGAAGCCGAGGGCGGGTTGATGCTGTTCTGCGGCCTCGACGAGAAGGCGGCGCTGCTCGCGTCCGGCGATCCGGCGTACTTCACCACTGCGCACTACGACGGGTACGGCTCCATTCTGGTGCACCTCGAGCAGGTGGATCCGCAGCAGCTGCGGGAACTGCTCACCGAGGCGTGGCGAACGAAGGCACCGGTCCGCCTCCGCAGATGA
- a CDS encoding amino acid ABC transporter ATP-binding protein translates to MTPVVSAQKLCKSFGPLEVLKGIDLEVHEREVLCLIGPSGSGKSTLLRCINHLEKVDAGRLYVDGVLVGYKQRGGKLHELRDKEIAAQRKDIGMVFQRFNLFPHMTALENVMEAPVQVRREPKARVRERASELLERVGLGDKADAYPGQLSGGQQQRVAIARALAMEPKLMLFDEPTSALDPELVGDVLGVMRQLAKDGMTMVVVTHEMQFAREVADKVLFMDGGVVVEDGPPEQVIGNPRHERTKTFLSRVLNPNA, encoded by the coding sequence ATGACCCCGGTCGTTTCCGCGCAGAAACTGTGCAAGAGCTTCGGCCCGCTGGAAGTGCTCAAAGGCATCGACCTCGAGGTGCACGAGCGCGAGGTGTTGTGCCTGATCGGCCCGTCGGGTTCGGGCAAGTCGACGTTGCTGCGCTGCATCAACCATCTGGAGAAGGTCGACGCCGGCCGCCTGTACGTGGACGGTGTGCTGGTCGGCTACAAACAGCGCGGGGGCAAGCTGCACGAGCTGCGGGACAAGGAGATCGCCGCCCAGCGCAAGGACATCGGCATGGTGTTCCAGCGCTTCAACCTGTTCCCGCACATGACGGCGCTCGAAAACGTCATGGAAGCACCGGTGCAGGTCCGTCGCGAACCCAAGGCGCGGGTACGGGAGCGGGCGTCGGAACTGCTGGAGCGCGTCGGTCTCGGCGACAAGGCGGACGCGTATCCCGGTCAGCTTTCCGGAGGGCAGCAACAGCGGGTGGCCATCGCCAGGGCGCTGGCCATGGAACCCAAGCTGATGCTCTTCGACGAGCCGACCTCCGCGCTGGACCCGGAACTGGTCGGTGACGTACTGGGCGTCATGCGTCAGCTGGCCAAAGACGGCATGACCATGGTCGTGGTGACGCACGAAATGCAGTTCGCCCGAGAGGTGGCCGACAAGGTCCTCTTCATGGACGGCGGTGTGGTGGTCGAGGACGGCCCACCGGAACAGGTCATCGGAAATCCGCGGCACGAACGCACGAAGACGTTCCTGTCGCGGGTGCTGAACCCGAACGCCTGA
- a CDS encoding GroES family chaperonin: MLQDRVLVKLSQEDGERRSSGGIVIPATAQVARRLVWGDVLGVGNSVRNVKQGDRVLFNPEDQFEVEIQGEGHLVMRERDIHAVATERTEHGTGLYL, encoded by the coding sequence ATGCTGCAAGACCGCGTGCTGGTCAAGCTGTCGCAGGAGGACGGCGAGCGCCGCAGCAGCGGCGGCATCGTGATTCCCGCGACGGCTCAAGTGGCGCGCCGGCTGGTCTGGGGTGATGTACTGGGGGTCGGCAACAGCGTGCGGAACGTGAAACAGGGCGACCGCGTGCTCTTCAACCCCGAGGACCAGTTCGAGGTCGAGATCCAGGGAGAAGGGCACCTGGTCATGCGCGAGCGCGACATCCACGCGGTGGCCACGGAGCGGACCGAGCACGGCACGGGGCTCTACCTGTAG
- a CDS encoding VanW family protein has product MREEDRASFADDLLGAPEPEPGAESDLATEIFAVVGERPPPPDTRLRRFRKRLGRGFMVVGCLLGLFVLLYAIDLISTAGDVPRGVRVAGTDVGGLSYAEAEAKLHTELQPRLTRPVAVHAGDVTASLVPAQSGLGLDWSGTLAQAGHQPWSPITRVLSFFTTREVGVVTRSDQVEVAQAVRQLAQGQLDHPMTEGSIGFVPKAPDGVTAYPVEPRQGQQLADVPAAVRTVVDQWLSPRGVSLDMAVAPAKATSAGVHSLLDTVVAPAVSAPVVLHGEGKDTTLKPSAIAASFRFSPGDSGSLQLRIDQGKLRKAARPDLASTETEAKDAQITFDSGAPTVQPSTDARKINWASTFRPLAAVLAKPSGRALKVAYDAKKPELTTDGANALGIKEVIGEFTTSGLSGPAAANVDTLAGRISGVVVKPGETFSLDAHRGGGYAAAPAEDDGSGPSVPGGGLSQLASTLYNAAYLAGLGDGGHVAQQHYLGRYPAGRDAEAVDASGNPVDLKIADNDPTGFAVQASASGGSVTVKIWGTRHYRVESRAGDQTDQVPPSVRIGPGPDGTCQASPGANGFTVTDTRVFYDVATGNEVREESRTTTYSPRPIVICGGGPVPSFATPR; this is encoded by the coding sequence TTGCGTGAGGAAGACCGGGCGTCCTTCGCCGACGACCTGCTCGGCGCTCCCGAACCCGAACCCGGAGCTGAATCCGACCTGGCCACGGAGATCTTCGCGGTGGTCGGCGAGCGTCCGCCGCCGCCGGACACCCGGTTGCGGCGGTTCCGCAAGCGGCTCGGCCGCGGTTTCATGGTCGTCGGCTGCCTGCTCGGGCTGTTCGTGCTGCTGTACGCGATCGACCTGATCAGCACGGCCGGCGACGTTCCGCGTGGGGTCCGGGTCGCCGGGACCGACGTCGGCGGCCTTTCCTACGCCGAAGCCGAAGCCAAGCTGCACACTGAACTCCAGCCCCGGCTCACACGGCCGGTGGCGGTGCACGCCGGTGACGTCACGGCGTCGCTGGTGCCCGCACAGTCCGGCCTCGGCCTCGACTGGTCGGGCACGCTCGCGCAGGCCGGACACCAGCCGTGGAGTCCGATCACCCGGGTGCTGTCGTTTTTCACCACCCGGGAGGTCGGGGTCGTCACCCGCAGCGACCAGGTCGAGGTGGCGCAGGCGGTCCGGCAGCTCGCGCAAGGGCAGCTCGATCACCCGATGACCGAGGGCAGCATCGGTTTCGTGCCGAAGGCACCAGATGGCGTCACCGCCTACCCGGTGGAACCGCGGCAGGGACAGCAGCTCGCGGACGTGCCCGCCGCCGTGCGGACCGTGGTGGACCAGTGGCTTTCACCGCGCGGCGTGTCCCTGGACATGGCGGTCGCCCCGGCGAAAGCGACGTCCGCCGGGGTGCATTCGCTGCTGGACACCGTGGTCGCGCCCGCGGTGTCCGCTCCGGTCGTGCTGCACGGCGAAGGCAAGGACACCACGCTGAAGCCGTCGGCGATAGCGGCTTCGTTCCGGTTCTCCCCAGGCGACAGCGGCAGTCTCCAGCTGCGTATCGACCAGGGAAAGCTGCGCAAGGCAGCGCGGCCGGACCTCGCGTCGACCGAGACCGAGGCGAAGGACGCGCAGATCACCTTCGATTCCGGCGCTCCCACCGTGCAGCCGTCCACCGACGCGCGAAAGATCAACTGGGCCAGTACTTTCCGGCCGCTGGCCGCGGTGCTGGCGAAACCGTCCGGGCGTGCGCTGAAGGTGGCCTACGACGCGAAGAAGCCGGAACTGACCACCGACGGCGCCAACGCGCTGGGGATCAAGGAAGTCATCGGCGAGTTCACCACCAGCGGGTTGAGCGGACCGGCCGCGGCGAACGTGGACACGCTCGCCGGGCGGATTTCCGGCGTCGTGGTGAAACCGGGCGAGACGTTCAGCCTCGACGCGCACCGCGGTGGCGGATACGCTGCCGCGCCGGCCGAAGACGACGGCAGCGGACCGTCGGTACCCGGCGGCGGGCTCTCGCAACTGGCGTCCACTTTGTACAACGCGGCCTACCTCGCCGGCCTCGGCGACGGTGGACACGTTGCCCAGCAACACTATCTCGGCCGCTACCCGGCGGGTCGCGACGCCGAGGCCGTGGACGCCTCGGGTAATCCGGTCGACCTGAAGATCGCCGACAACGACCCGACCGGCTTCGCCGTCCAGGCCAGCGCGAGCGGTGGTTCGGTCACCGTGAAAATCTGGGGAACCCGGCATTACCGCGTCGAAAGCCGGGCCGGCGACCAGACCGATCAGGTACCGCCGAGCGTCCGGATCGGCCCCGGCCCGGACGGCACCTGTCAGGCCTCACCGGGCGCGAACGGGTTCACCGTCACCGACACCCGCGTGTTCTACGACGTGGCCACCGGTAACGAGGTCCGCGAGGAGAGCCGTACCACGACGTACTCGCCGCGCCCGATCGTCATCTGCGGAGGCGGACCGGTGCCTTCGTTCGCCACGCCTCGGTGA
- a CDS encoding IS256 family transposase — MAAPHSVDPAQLVEELASAGVSPDLLQTMIATMANALMSSQADQQCGAGYGERSSERTNQRNGYRAREWDTRAGTIELAVPKLRQGSYFPDWLLTHRRRAEQALVTVVATAYLLGVSTRRVEKLAEQLGVKSLSRSQVSEMATHLDGQVAAFRERPLDQGPYTFVWVDALTVKVREDGRVVNVHALLATGVNADGHREILGLDVASSEDGAGWLAFLRGLVARGLSGVQLVISDAHPGLVAAIASALPGAAWQRCRTHYLRNLLSRVPKSAQPHVATQVRTIFDQPDADAVTAQYGRVVDTLTARWPDAAEHLDNARDELLAFTAYPREVWRQIWSNNPQERLNKEIRRRTDVVGIFPGRDSLIRLVGAVLAEQSDEWTENRRYMGLDLLARSRIRIVTTEAAPTGSEALMTTEAITA, encoded by the coding sequence ATGGCCGCACCACACAGTGTGGACCCTGCCCAGCTTGTCGAGGAGCTCGCCTCGGCGGGTGTGTCGCCGGATCTGTTGCAGACGATGATCGCGACGATGGCGAACGCGTTGATGTCGTCGCAGGCCGATCAGCAGTGCGGGGCCGGCTATGGCGAGCGCAGCAGCGAGCGGACGAACCAGCGCAACGGCTACCGGGCCCGGGAGTGGGACACCCGAGCGGGCACGATCGAGTTGGCGGTGCCGAAGCTGCGCCAGGGCTCCTATTTCCCGGACTGGCTGCTGACCCACCGCCGCCGCGCCGAGCAGGCCCTGGTCACCGTCGTGGCCACGGCCTACCTACTCGGTGTCTCCACCCGGCGGGTGGAGAAGCTGGCCGAACAACTCGGGGTGAAGTCGCTGTCGCGTTCGCAGGTCAGCGAGATGGCCACGCACCTCGACGGGCAGGTCGCCGCGTTCCGCGAGCGCCCGCTCGACCAGGGCCCGTACACGTTCGTGTGGGTCGACGCGCTCACGGTGAAGGTCCGCGAAGACGGCCGGGTGGTCAACGTGCACGCGCTGCTCGCGACCGGGGTGAACGCCGACGGGCACCGCGAGATCCTCGGCCTGGATGTGGCCTCCAGCGAGGACGGAGCGGGCTGGTTGGCGTTCCTGCGCGGTCTGGTCGCCCGCGGCCTGTCCGGGGTCCAGCTCGTCATCTCCGACGCCCATCCCGGCTTGGTGGCGGCGATCGCCTCGGCGTTGCCGGGTGCGGCGTGGCAGCGGTGTCGCACCCACTACCTGCGTAACCTGCTCTCCCGTGTTCCGAAGTCGGCGCAGCCGCATGTCGCTACGCAGGTGCGCACGATCTTCGACCAGCCCGACGCCGACGCCGTCACAGCCCAGTACGGACGCGTGGTCGACACTCTCACCGCGCGCTGGCCCGACGCAGCCGAGCACCTCGACAACGCCCGCGATGAGCTGCTGGCGTTCACCGCATATCCGCGCGAGGTCTGGCGCCAGATCTGGTCGAACAACCCTCAAGAGCGACTGAACAAGGAGATCCGCCGTCGCACCGACGTGGTCGGGATCTTCCCCGGCCGCGACTCCCTGATCCGCCTCGTCGGCGCCGTCCTGGCCGAACAGAGTGATGAGTGGACCGAGAACCGCCGCTACATGGGCCTCGATCTACTGGCCCGCTCACGCATCCGCATCGTCACCACCGAAGCCGCACCGACCGGCAGCGAGGCACTCATGACAACCGAGGCAATAACCGCCTAG
- a CDS encoding NHL domain-containing thioredoxin family protein, which produces MRAPELAGDIWLNTGGHRLTLAELRGRIVLLDFWTSGCINCLHVLDELRPLEEEFGDVLVTVGVHSPKFLHEGERSSIEAAVRRYEVRHPVVNDPKMELWSQYAVRAWPTLVVVDPEGYVVHVAAGEGHGEALRRVVADLVGKHEAKGTLRRGGSPYVPVEEQSAELRFPSKAVVTAGGRVLVADTGHHSIVEFASDGETVIRRFGSGARGAQDGPFDLASFTEPSGIALLPNEVAQRAGYHAVVADTAGHRLRGLDLNTGEVRTIAGTGQQWRDGTDTGKALDTDLTSPWDVAWWGPAGGVVVAMAGNHTLSVFDPASGDIRRFAGTTVEGLRDGDVHEAFFAQTSGLAPEGNRLWLVDAETSALRWIEPEGESFAVHTAVGVDLFSFGHADGPADQALLQHPLGLAVLPDGRIAVADTYNGAVRRYDAFTRQVATLATGFAEPQGLVLHDGELFVVESAGNRVTALDGAGRATTVAGSRTAVRRPQTVLAPGNVEFSVVFTPPPGEKLDERNGPSTRLEITASPPELLADGAGVGTDLVRRIRFAEGVTEGVLQVVAQAASCDDGGEHPACRITRQDWGVPIRFAEAGERRLSLMMAGEPAGAPAGQ; this is translated from the coding sequence GTGCGCGCACCCGAGCTCGCCGGCGACATCTGGCTCAACACCGGCGGCCACCGGCTCACCCTCGCTGAGCTGCGCGGACGTATCGTTCTCCTGGACTTCTGGACCAGCGGCTGCATCAACTGCCTGCACGTGCTCGACGAACTGCGTCCGCTGGAGGAAGAGTTCGGCGACGTCCTGGTCACGGTGGGTGTTCATTCGCCGAAGTTCCTGCACGAGGGGGAGCGCTCGTCGATCGAGGCCGCAGTGCGCCGGTACGAGGTGCGCCACCCGGTCGTCAACGACCCGAAAATGGAGCTGTGGTCGCAGTACGCGGTCCGTGCCTGGCCGACGCTCGTGGTGGTCGATCCGGAGGGCTACGTCGTGCACGTCGCGGCGGGCGAGGGCCACGGGGAGGCGCTGCGCCGCGTCGTCGCCGACCTCGTCGGGAAGCACGAGGCGAAGGGCACGCTGCGGCGCGGCGGCAGTCCGTACGTGCCGGTGGAGGAGCAGAGCGCCGAGCTGCGGTTCCCGAGCAAGGCCGTGGTCACCGCGGGCGGGCGGGTGCTCGTGGCCGACACCGGGCACCACTCGATCGTCGAGTTCGCCTCCGACGGCGAGACGGTGATCCGCCGGTTCGGCAGCGGCGCGCGTGGTGCGCAGGACGGGCCGTTCGACCTGGCCAGCTTCACCGAACCGTCCGGTATCGCCTTGCTGCCCAACGAAGTCGCCCAGCGGGCGGGGTACCACGCGGTCGTCGCGGACACCGCAGGGCACCGGCTGCGCGGGCTGGACCTCAACACCGGCGAGGTGCGCACGATCGCCGGAACCGGACAGCAGTGGCGCGACGGCACGGACACCGGCAAGGCGCTGGACACCGACCTCACCAGTCCCTGGGACGTCGCGTGGTGGGGCCCGGCCGGCGGGGTCGTGGTCGCGATGGCGGGCAACCACACGCTGAGCGTGTTCGACCCGGCCTCCGGCGACATCCGGCGGTTCGCGGGCACCACCGTCGAAGGCTTGCGCGACGGAGACGTGCACGAGGCGTTCTTCGCCCAGACGTCAGGTCTGGCACCCGAGGGCAACCGGCTGTGGCTCGTCGACGCGGAGACGTCCGCGTTGCGCTGGATCGAGCCCGAGGGTGAGTCCTTCGCCGTGCACACCGCCGTCGGGGTGGACCTGTTCTCCTTCGGCCACGCGGACGGCCCGGCCGACCAGGCGCTGCTGCAGCATCCGCTGGGGCTGGCCGTGCTGCCGGACGGCCGGATCGCGGTCGCCGACACCTACAACGGCGCCGTCCGCCGCTACGACGCCTTCACCCGCCAGGTCGCCACGCTCGCGACCGGTTTCGCGGAGCCACAGGGACTGGTGCTGCACGACGGTGAACTCTTCGTGGTCGAGTCGGCCGGCAACCGGGTGACGGCGCTGGACGGTGCCGGCCGTGCGACCACCGTGGCGGGCAGCCGGACGGCGGTGCGCCGTCCGCAGACCGTGCTCGCGCCAGGGAATGTCGAGTTCTCCGTGGTCTTCACCCCGCCGCCGGGCGAGAAGCTCGACGAGCGCAACGGCCCGTCGACGCGGCTCGAGATCACCGCGTCGCCGCCGGAGCTGCTCGCCGATGGCGCCGGCGTCGGTACCGACCTGGTCCGCCGGATCCGGTTCGCCGAGGGCGTCACCGAGGGCGTGCTGCAGGTGGTGGCACAGGCCGCCAGCTGCGACGACGGCGGTGAGCACCCGGCGTGCCGGATCACCCGGCAGGACTGGGGCGTGCCGATCCGGTTCGCCGAAGCGGGCGAGCGACGGCTGAGCCTGATGATGGCGGGCGAGCCCGCTGGAGCACCGGCCGGTCAGTAG
- a CDS encoding oxidoreductase yields the protein MPTDTTLPPLDPFAGVPDKRYEVKAADLLKPGTGGLLRWRRQATNAPIVQVEDAYITGTFDLRAADLNFLFRFERCRFEHPPDVREATLLGLVFRRCWLPGLKARNLRSRNDVRLIRSVVEVAPDDHEAEETTTIQRGDDRERGMPNAAINFTDAVIDGSVVLTRTTIRHPQGKAIQGDRLVVTGALLAYRMVAKGEVRLPGMRAGGNVNFSGATLDNPDGFALNGNGLHIGGSLLCEVDNYGPPSERERFTAKGILYLPSATVDSDIVLREARLTVDQKGPVVVDAWKSGDPYLDPRPALVADRLKVDGNLELSDGLRAFGTLRMVNARIGGSLRLAGAEITMVRGESAPFYDRALHLDGSTIGGDVEATNLRVPVGQLRLADVTVGGNFLAWNSMFLHPGRDVFSARRAKISGNLQLTDATLKGTLRLQGVEVGGSVNLFGTVLTEPGLRTSSSFSLDIRTARIGRDLVLTENKDRPFRAEGGVNLDGAQIARRLDLHGAQLSSLSQHGIALDASDVTADEFILSPAEPPVGSVRLRRAHCGSLADNEAIWAASDGIQLEDFRYDALKHGIALDDDRALDHRIALLRKAMRGYRPGPYDQLAATLRAAGNEEHASTVALRKQQFRYEALSKGFKVFGPGVRAWSWLQRSMVGYGFRPVRALGWLFTLLVLGSLWFGLGSDDCVQDTDRYAVSGSRCLVNHDDTGLQWNPVIYTADLLVPIVDFGNKSRWYMHGVDNWVSAGFTASGWILATTVAAGVSRMLRRET from the coding sequence GTGCCGACTGACACGACTTTGCCGCCGCTCGATCCGTTTGCCGGGGTTCCGGACAAACGGTACGAGGTGAAGGCGGCGGACCTGCTCAAACCCGGTACCGGTGGGCTGCTCCGGTGGCGGCGGCAGGCCACCAACGCGCCGATCGTGCAGGTCGAGGACGCCTACATCACCGGGACGTTCGATCTGCGCGCGGCCGATCTCAACTTCCTCTTCCGCTTCGAGCGGTGCCGGTTCGAGCATCCGCCGGACGTGCGTGAGGCGACGTTGCTCGGGCTGGTGTTCCGCAGATGCTGGCTCCCCGGGCTGAAAGCCCGCAATCTGCGCAGCCGTAACGACGTGCGGTTGATCCGCAGTGTCGTGGAGGTGGCGCCGGACGATCACGAGGCCGAGGAGACCACGACGATCCAGCGCGGGGACGACCGCGAACGCGGGATGCCCAACGCGGCGATCAACTTCACCGACGCCGTGATCGACGGCTCCGTCGTGCTGACCCGCACCACGATCCGGCATCCCCAGGGCAAAGCGATCCAGGGGGACCGGCTGGTGGTCACGGGGGCGCTGCTGGCCTACCGGATGGTCGCCAAGGGAGAGGTGCGCCTGCCCGGGATGCGCGCGGGCGGCAACGTGAACTTCTCCGGCGCCACTCTGGACAACCCGGACGGCTTCGCGTTGAACGGAAACGGTCTGCACATCGGCGGTAGCCTGCTGTGCGAAGTGGACAATTACGGTCCACCCAGTGAGCGTGAGCGTTTCACGGCCAAAGGTATTCTTTACCTTCCGAGCGCCACTGTGGACAGTGACATCGTGTTGCGCGAGGCGCGGCTCACGGTCGACCAAAAAGGACCGGTGGTCGTGGACGCGTGGAAGTCCGGCGATCCCTACCTCGATCCGCGTCCGGCACTCGTGGCCGACCGGCTGAAGGTCGACGGCAACCTCGAACTCTCCGACGGGTTGCGGGCTTTCGGCACGCTGCGCATGGTCAACGCGCGGATCGGCGGTTCGCTGCGGCTGGCCGGCGCCGAGATCACCATGGTCCGCGGCGAGTCGGCCCCGTTCTACGACCGCGCGCTGCATCTCGACGGATCGACGATCGGTGGCGATGTCGAGGCGACGAACCTGCGGGTCCCGGTCGGGCAGTTGCGGCTCGCCGACGTCACGGTCGGGGGCAACTTCCTGGCCTGGAACTCGATGTTCCTGCACCCCGGCCGGGATGTGTTCTCCGCTCGGCGGGCGAAGATCTCCGGAAACCTCCAGCTCACCGACGCGACGCTGAAGGGCACGTTGCGGCTGCAGGGGGTGGAGGTCGGCGGCAGCGTGAACCTGTTCGGCACCGTGCTCACCGAGCCGGGGCTGCGGACTTCGAGCAGTTTTTCCCTCGATATCCGCACCGCGCGGATCGGCCGTGACCTGGTGCTCACGGAGAACAAGGACCGGCCGTTCCGCGCCGAGGGCGGCGTCAACCTCGACGGCGCGCAGATCGCCCGGCGGCTGGACCTGCACGGCGCGCAGCTCAGTTCCCTGTCCCAGCACGGTATCGCCCTCGACGCCAGCGACGTGACCGCGGACGAATTCATCCTGTCCCCGGCCGAGCCGCCGGTCGGTTCGGTCCGGTTGCGTCGTGCGCATTGCGGTTCGCTGGCCGACAACGAGGCGATCTGGGCCGCCTCGGACGGAATCCAGCTCGAGGATTTCCGTTATGACGCATTGAAACACGGCATCGCGCTCGACGACGACCGTGCCCTCGACCACCGGATCGCGTTGTTGCGCAAGGCAATGCGCGGATACCGGCCGGGGCCCTACGATCAGCTCGCGGCCACCTTGCGTGCCGCCGGCAACGAAGAGCACGCGTCCACGGTGGCGTTGCGCAAGCAGCAGTTCCGCTACGAGGCGCTGTCCAAGGGGTTCAAGGTCTTCGGCCCCGGGGTGCGGGCGTGGAGCTGGCTGCAACGATCGATGGTCGGCTACGGTTTTCGTCCGGTGCGTGCGCTGGGCTGGTTGTTCACCCTGCTCGTGCTCGGCAGCCTGTGGTTCGGCCTCGGTTCGGACGACTGCGTGCAGGACACCGACCGGTACGCGGTCAGCGGGTCGCGGTGCCTGGTCAACCACGACGACACCGGACTGCAGTGGAACCCGGTGATCTACACGGCCGACCTGCTGGTCCCGATCGTCGATTTCGGCAACAAATCACGGTGGTACATGCACGGCGTGGACAACTGGGTATCGGCAGGCTTCACCGCCTCCGGCTGGATCCTGGCCACCACCGTCGCCGCCGGCGTGAGCCGCATGCTACGCCGCGAGACCTGA
- a CDS encoding amino acid ABC transporter permease codes for MSSSPGPAETRQEVDTTPIKAVPVRHYGRWVAGVVIVFIAFIVLRSVATNDALQWPVVGQFLFDDRILNGIRNTLLLTVISMVIGIVGGILLAVMRLSPNPLLSGAAGLYVWLLRGTPLITQLLIWNFLALAYSRIGLGIPFGPTFISWDTNTLITQFTASLLGLGLNEAAYMAEIVRGGIQSVDSGQLEASSALGMSRGKTLRRIVLPQAMRVIIPPTGNETVSMLKTTSLVVTIGYFELMVSAQTIYAQNYKTVPILIVAALWYLFMTSVLTVVQHYIEKYFARGTSRPQAQQSKWGARMLGFRFGAGGSGGASQ; via the coding sequence GTGTCAAGTTCCCCCGGCCCCGCCGAAACCCGGCAGGAGGTCGACACCACCCCCATCAAGGCCGTCCCGGTGCGGCACTACGGACGCTGGGTCGCCGGCGTCGTCATTGTGTTCATCGCGTTCATCGTGCTCCGCAGCGTGGCCACGAACGACGCTCTCCAGTGGCCGGTCGTCGGGCAGTTCCTGTTCGACGACCGCATCCTCAACGGTATTCGCAACACCCTGCTGCTCACGGTGATCTCGATGGTCATCGGCATCGTCGGCGGTATTCTGCTGGCGGTCATGCGGTTGTCGCCGAACCCGTTGTTGTCCGGCGCCGCCGGCCTCTACGTCTGGCTGTTGCGCGGCACCCCGCTGATCACTCAGCTGCTCATCTGGAACTTCCTCGCGCTGGCGTACTCCCGGATCGGGCTCGGCATTCCGTTCGGGCCGACTTTCATCAGCTGGGACACCAATACGCTGATCACCCAGTTCACCGCCTCGCTGCTCGGACTCGGGCTCAACGAGGCGGCGTACATGGCCGAAATCGTGCGTGGCGGTATCCAGTCGGTGGACTCCGGTCAGCTGGAAGCGTCCTCCGCGCTCGGGATGAGCCGCGGCAAGACGCTGCGCCGAATCGTGCTGCCGCAGGCGATGCGGGTGATCATCCCGCCGACCGGCAACGAAACCGTCTCCATGTTGAAGACGACTTCGCTGGTGGTGACCATCGGCTACTTCGAGCTGATGGTCTCGGCGCAGACGATTTACGCGCAGAACTACAAGACGGTGCCGATCCTGATCGTCGCCGCGTTGTGGTATCTGTTCATGACCTCGGTGCTCACGGTGGTGCAGCACTACATCGAGAAGTATTTCGCCCGCGGTACTTCACGACCGCAGGCACAGCAGAGCAAATGGGGTGCGCGAATGCTCGGCTTCCGCTTCGGAGCCGGTGGATCCGGAGGTGCTTCGCAATGA